atcagagttcagaGCCAATGTGTgctgcataatgagaccctgtctccaaaaaaagtaATGATTGATGCTTGGTCACTTCAAATGTACATAATGGTACATTTTCGTGTAGGATAAATGAAAACACTATAAGCATTCAGAGTCAGGGCTGACAGGCAGGTGCTGAACTAATTTGGTGCTTTCCTCTGCCTGCCCTTCACTTGACAAGCAGAACACTTGCCCTGTTTTCTCTCGGTACCAAACTGAACTTGCTGCCCATTGAGCGCAAGTGTTTCTAGGACAGAGCAGCCTTCCCATCTTGAGAGGACTGCCCTTCCTCTCCTGGAAGTGCAGGCCCTATCATCACTGAGACCTGACTCTCATTTTAATTGTTTCAGCTTCAAACTGTTCCAGGCCTCCCCATCTGTGCCAGCCAAATATGTGGAAGACAAAGACAAGATGGTGTCCCGAACCTTGCAGCTGGTGGAGCTGGCAAATGAAACATGGTTGGTGACCGGGCGGCATCCCTTGCCGGTCATCACTGCAGCTACTTTCCTGGCATGGCAGTCACTGCAGCCTTCAGCTAGGCTAACATGTTCCCTTGCCCGATTTTGTAAATTGGCAAATGTGGACCTACCCTACCCCGCTGCCTCTCGCCTGCAAGAGCTGCTGGCTGTGCTGCTACGGATGGCTGAGCAGCTGGCCTGGTTGCAGGTTCTGGAACTTGACCAACGGTCAGTAGTGAAACACATTGGTGACGTTCTTCAGCACCGCCACATGCTAGTCCGAATGGCCTTTCGGGATGGGGCAGCAGAAGTAGAGACCCAGGAGAAGGAGcttcaggggcaggggcaggggcaggagcaAGGGCCGGGAGAAGAGGAGGTAGGGAATAATTTGTTCAGAGGGAAGCGACCAGCCAGTCCTGcccttctcctcccaccctgCATGTTGAAGCCCCCGAAGCGAGCCCGTCCCACATTGCCTGTGTCCACAGTGACTGGAGATGAGAACATTTCTGATAGTGAAATAGAGCAGTATTTGCGTACCCCTCAGGAAGTTAGGGACTTTCAGAGAGCCCAAGCTGCCAGCCAGGCTGCCAGTGGTGTTCCTAATCCTCCTTGATGCACACCCGTCGAGGGCACTTGGCCTTGCTTTGTTGATAGCAGCTTGTCTCAGGAAGTAAGTGTATGTGACCCCTTGGAGCTTGTCTTGTTTGAAAGAACTAAGGGGCTGTGCAGTTAGTTGGACCTGAGGTTCTGGGAGTAGTGAAAGATGGCTGTGGGTGGGACAGTTCTCTTTCCGTGGTGTGGGGAACAAGTTGCATGAGTCTACATTCTGTGGGATGGTGTTCTTCCTAAAACTGTTGGGGGAAATGCCAGGCCCTCTCCTGCCCCAGTTTGAATTACACACTGTTGTGGAACAGCGGGCATTCCCAGGGGTCTCAAccctcagagaagcaggaatgggAATTCTCTGCCATAAACCATTCTAAGCACTAGTGGGTTTGTGTGTATGGTGTCATGAGATCCTTTACCTCATTAACAAAAGGACTGTGGGTGGACTACAGCTAACTCAAAGGGCTTtgcaaaattttaatatattaaaacaagAGACATCTGCTAGAAAACATTCTATTGTATAAAAcccaaacttttaaaaacatgttttctttggcacttttcaTTCCCACCCTCCCCTTTCCCCAGCGTATTGCAAAAAGCTCTCCAGTGCTAAGGCATTGGCAGGGTATGTAAACAGCAGCCAGCATATGTGGAAGAATAATACaaagctctttttttcttctagtattgTCTGTGCAGCAAGCATAAATAACAGGACCCATCTTGAGGAGCATGGGTTTCTCCCCTACCTATGTCCACTTTCATCTGATCAGGTTGGGTGACATGATTGGTAGGGAATCTGGACCAGACCTGGGTTTCCTATTCATTTTTACAAGGCCCAAGGTTCCCTGTGATCCTGTAGTAAAAGGCTGGTGGTTACTTTTAGGTTGGGAAAAATATAGGTTCTGGGGTTTTAAAGTAGTGAAGGCAGGGACCCTAACAATTGCCTGAAGGCTTGGTTTGGGCTTCTGAGTTGGGAAACTGGTTTGGCATTTTGCAGGTGTCTCCCTACTGTGGAGTTAGAGATCAAATTATCAGGATGTCCTTCCATGTGGCCTCACAGAGGCAAGGAgggacttttcctttttcccttggaATTGGAAGGTTGAGACCAGATGGCTCTGTACATCTTTCCAAACACTACCTGCAGCTTTAGAGTGGAGCAGCTCTTCAGAGCATTGTTTATAGATGCCCAGATCCAAGTACCAGCTTCCTCCACTTTCCTCATGTCATCAGGTGTAGGGTGTGGGCTTTGTTCTGAGGAGGCACCATTTAAGCTTGCTGCAGGATTTGTGTCCTACTCTGTGAATGGTGTCTGTACCCAGTTGTGCACCCTTCCACCTGTCCCCCACCCTCAGGACTAGATAATCTCCAGGACTGCCTTTCATGctacctccccttccctccttgcATAGTTAATCTGAAAAGCAGCACCTGTTACTCCCCTGGACCTGGCACCTGACTCACCTGCTAGGGTGACTCCCTGAGCCAAACCTGGGGAGAAGCCAGGATCTAGGCAATGACCCTGGTGCCAAGCTGAGGGCAGTGAGAAGAGAGTGCAGTTCCCAGCTACCACCAAGGCTGGTGACTGCCAACAAGGCAGTATGGATGGCAGTACTTAGGAAGGAGCCCACCTGGGCTGGGCCCTTCCACTCTGTGGGCCACTCCATAGATTGATGGGATTTCCTGTCCTATCTGGGAGAGCACCAACAGCTGGACGTGAATGAATCATGCACGTTTCTGGATTGCCTGTCGCCATCACAGAGGGCTGACCCTCCAGGCAAGTGGTATATATTGGTCCCTTTACCTTCCTCAGTTAGCCTCAGGACTAACTGGTGAGCTCAAGTACGACGTCAACCCTGTTGGCATATGGTAGACGTCTTAAGGGCCTAGAGGAGTGGCTGGCTGACCTAAAGCGTTGCCCGCTCTGCTCTAAACGGTGGTCTCGCTTTTCCACAGGCCAGTCTTCATGCAGCGGCCCCCGGCTGCCTCCACGCAGGTCACGTTGGCGTCGTCGTACTTGCCCCCCTTGGGGACGCCGTTGAGACTGGCGGTGTTGAGCGGGTACGAGCGCcgcttgctttctttctccagCGCACTGCTGCCCTTGAGGTTGTCGCGGCTGGCGCTGCGACGCTGGCCCGGCCGCCCACCCTCGGGGAGCGGCGCGGCGCTTGTGTCGCTGCCCTCTGACAGCGTGAGCGTGGGCTCGCCATCGAGCGGGAGGCCAGCGCCCGGGCTGTTGCGACTACTGCCCGGGTAGCTGTCGGACGGGCTGTTGTGCAGACTGCCGCTCTCGCTGGATGGCAGCTCGGGCGCCCCGGGCGCCGCGCCCGCGCGCAGGGTCTTCAGCCGGTTCTTGCCACCAGCCTCCCCCGCGCGGTGCCCCTTGGCCCGACTTTTGTGTACCCGGCGCCCATGGTGCAAGTTGTTGGGGTGGCGGGAAGCGAGGCTTCCCCGGGAGCCCGTGGGCTCTGGCTCTCCTTCCGCGTGGGCCACCACCCCCGCCTCACACACCTGACTCTGGGCCAGCTGCAGGTTGGTGAGCTTGCAGGGGCCCAGCGGTGGTGCGTGGCTGCTGCTGCCACTCGGGGAGGACTTGAGGGAAGGGGGTCcctcccccagtactggggaaccGTCTTCTGGGGCGGCGGGCAGGGTTCGGGGTGAAGCATGAGAGGCCGAGGGTGAAGCAGGGGGACAGCAGGTGCGCCAGGAGGCCCTAACATCCCTGCGCCTGGCACAGTGATGCGTGAAGACAAAGAGGCCCAGGGCTGAGGCTGCCACCCCATACAGACAGCTGCACACCACCCGGGGCAGCCAGCGCTGGGACACTGCCAGAGCCCCGCAGGCCCACATAGCCAGGTACAGGAAATGCGTGGTCATTAGCGCCCCCAGCTGGACTCCCGGAGAATAGAGTCGGTCACCATTCTCCGGGGGCCCGGGTGTCACCGCCCCTGCGCTCCCTGTAGCCAGAAGGGAACCGGAGTCACTCAAGAGGGCACCACTGCTCTTGAGTCTGGTGGAACCCCTCAGTTCCTCCCCTGGCTCCAGGGAGAGCCTACTGGTGCCTCCCTTTGGGCTCTGTGCCAGAGGACCCCGTAAATGTAGCCCCGCGCACAGGAAGTAGATCCAGGTGATCAGCAGAATCAAAGCCACCGGGATGTAGAAGGCGCCAAGGCTTGGACGCCAGACCAGCCAGCAGCTGAGGGGAGATTAAAAGAGGCAGTGAATGAGAGGGAGCACATCTGAGGTGGGGCCCACAGGTAGGATAGAGGAAGTGGAGAGGCAGAGCCTGGCTTAGCATGCGTGGACTTGGGTGGGGTCTCTGGCTGGGCCAGCCTTGGCAGGAGCCAGTGGAGTAGAGGCATGGAGGGAAGGGGGCGAGATGGGTAGGTTTGGGGCAGACAGGCAGCAGTAATGGGACCAGAGGGAATGATGCTCACTAGGGACTGTGGTCCCGGTAGTTGTGGATGTTGACGGCAGCTGTGATGCCGCAGATTATGAGTGGGATCCCTCCGGCAATTAAATAGAACCTGGAGGGGAATGGGGTTTGGAGGTCAGAGAGATGGGGAACCGCAAAAGGCAATGCTCAGAATCCTTGACTTGGTGTCTCcgtcctttcctccttcccctttcattctgttagaatttttattatta
The sequence above is drawn from the Castor canadensis chromosome 14, mCasCan1.hap1v2, whole genome shotgun sequence genome and encodes:
- the Brf2 gene encoding transcription factor IIIB 50 kDa subunit; this translates as MPGGGRCPDCGSTELVEDSHYSQSQLVCSDCGCVVTEGVLTTTFSDEGNLREVTYSRSTGENEQVSRSQQRGLCRVRDLCRVLQLPPTFEDTAIAYYQKAYRHSGIRAARLQKKEVLVGCCVLITCRQHNWPLTMGTICTLLYADLDVFSGTYMQIVKLLGLDVPSLCLADLVKTYCSSFKLFQASPSVPAKYVEDKDKMVSRTLQLVELANETWLVTGRHPLPVITAATFLAWQSLQPSARLTCSLARFCKLANVDLPYPAASRLQELLAVLLRMAEQLAWLQVLELDQRSVVKHIGDVLQHRHMLVRMAFRDGAAEVETQEKELQGQGQGQEQGPGEEEVGNNLFRGKRPASPALLLPPCMLKPPKRARPTLPVSTVTGDENISDSEIEQYLRTPQEVRDFQRAQAASQAASGVPNPP